A stretch of the Mycolicibacterium celeriflavum genome encodes the following:
- a CDS encoding protein kinase domain-containing protein, protein MSPRVGVTLSGRYRLQRLIATGGMGQVWEAVDSRLGRRVAVKVLKAEYSTDPEFVERFRAEARTVAMLNHPGIASVYDYGETDMDGEGRTAYLVMELVNGEPLNSVLKRTGRLSLRHALDMLEQTGRALQVAHTAGLVHRDVKPGNILITPTGQVKLTDFGIAKAVDAAPVTQTGMVMGTAQYIAPEQALGHDATAASDVYALGVVGYESVSGKRPFTGDGALTVAMKHIKETPPPLPADLPPNVRELIEITLVKNPGMRYRSGGAFADAVAAVRSGRRPPRPNAAPSIGRAAPTAVPSATQARAAADMTGRAPATVARPRPATGSHRPPPPRRTFSSGQRALLWAAGVLGALAIIIAILIVLNAQDRQDKQTPPPTITNTITETTPYESPAALPDRTGRGGEVDGEGESGVITPQATASPAPPLVPPSTPAQELELRLSAPEQTTQ, encoded by the coding sequence ATGAGTCCTCGCGTCGGAGTCACCCTGTCCGGCCGCTACCGGCTGCAGCGGTTGATCGCCACCGGCGGCATGGGCCAGGTGTGGGAAGCCGTGGACTCCCGGCTGGGCCGGCGGGTCGCGGTGAAGGTGCTCAAGGCCGAGTACTCCACCGACCCCGAGTTCGTCGAGCGGTTCCGCGCCGAGGCCCGCACCGTCGCGATGCTGAACCACCCCGGCATCGCCAGCGTGTACGACTACGGCGAGACCGACATGGACGGCGAGGGCCGCACCGCCTACCTGGTGATGGAACTGGTCAACGGCGAACCGCTGAACTCGGTGCTCAAACGGACCGGTCGGCTCTCCCTGCGCCATGCGCTCGACATGCTCGAGCAGACGGGACGCGCTCTGCAGGTCGCCCACACCGCTGGCCTGGTGCACCGCGACGTGAAGCCGGGCAACATCCTCATCACGCCGACGGGTCAGGTCAAGCTCACCGACTTCGGCATCGCCAAGGCCGTCGACGCCGCACCGGTGACGCAGACCGGCATGGTGATGGGCACCGCGCAGTACATCGCACCCGAGCAGGCGCTGGGCCACGACGCCACCGCCGCCAGCGACGTGTACGCGCTGGGAGTCGTTGGCTACGAATCGGTTTCGGGCAAGCGCCCGTTCACCGGCGACGGCGCGCTGACGGTGGCGATGAAGCACATCAAGGAGACCCCGCCGCCGCTGCCCGCCGATCTGCCGCCCAATGTGCGCGAACTGATCGAAATCACCCTGGTCAAGAACCCCGGTATGCGGTATCGCTCCGGCGGGGCGTTCGCGGACGCGGTCGCCGCGGTGCGGTCCGGACGGCGCCCGCCGCGACCGAACGCCGCGCCGTCGATCGGTCGGGCCGCGCCCACCGCCGTGCCATCGGCCACGCAGGCCCGCGCCGCCGCCGACATGACCGGTCGCGCCCCGGCCACCGTCGCGCGCCCACGCCCGGCGACCGGCAGCCACCGCCCGCCGCCGCCGCGGCGCACCTTCTCGTCGGGCCAGCGCGCGCTGCTGTGGGCCGCGGGGGTGTTGGGGGCGCTGGCGATCATCATTGCGATCCTGATCGTGCTCAATGCCCAGGACCGCCAGGACAAGCAGACGCCGCCACCGACGATCACCAACACCATCACCGAGACCACCCCTTACGAGTCGCCGGCGGCGCTACCGGATAGGACCGGGCGCGGGGGCGAAGTTGATGGTGAGGGAGAATCAGGGGTAATCACACCGCAAGCGACTGCGTCACCGGCACCGCCGCTGGTGCCGCCGTCGACCCCGGCACAGGAGCTGGAACTGCGACTTTCGGCTCCAGAACAGACAACGCAATGA
- a CDS encoding aminodeoxychorismate/anthranilate synthase component II: MQVLVVDNYDSFVFNLVQYLGQLGVHAQVWRNDDDRLATDTDIAKAADEFDGVLLSPGPGTPERAGASIALVKACAAAETPLLGVCLGHQAIGVAFGGTVDRAPELLHGKTSVVHHTNTGVLQGLPDPFTATRYHSLTILPDTVPTELEVIARTEGGVIMGVRHAALPIHGVQFHPESILTEGGHRMLANWLGYCGAAPAESLVRRLEDEVSSTVQRATATTRNSA; this comes from the coding sequence ATGCAGGTCCTGGTCGTCGACAATTACGACAGCTTCGTGTTCAACCTGGTTCAGTACCTGGGTCAGCTCGGGGTGCATGCACAGGTCTGGCGCAACGACGACGACCGCCTGGCCACCGACACCGACATCGCGAAGGCCGCCGACGAGTTCGACGGGGTGTTGCTCAGCCCCGGCCCGGGGACCCCGGAGCGGGCCGGCGCGTCCATCGCCCTCGTCAAGGCGTGCGCGGCGGCCGAAACGCCGCTGCTGGGCGTGTGCCTGGGCCACCAGGCGATCGGCGTGGCCTTCGGCGGCACGGTGGACCGCGCCCCCGAGCTGCTGCATGGCAAGACCAGCGTCGTCCATCACACCAATACCGGTGTGCTGCAGGGGCTTCCGGATCCCTTCACCGCGACCAGGTACCACTCGCTGACCATCCTGCCCGACACGGTGCCCACCGAATTGGAGGTGATCGCTCGCACGGAAGGCGGCGTCATCATGGGCGTGCGGCACGCCGCCTTGCCGATCCACGGTGTGCAATTCCATCCCGAGTCGATTCTCACCGAGGGCGGGCACCGCATGCTGGCCAACTGGCTCGGCTACTGCGGCGCCGCGCCCGCCGAGTCGCTGGTGCGCAGGCTGGAGGATGAGGTCTCGAGCACCGTCCAGCGCGCGACCGCTACGACGCGAAACTCAGCGTGA
- a CDS encoding FtsW/RodA/SpoVE family cell cycle protein — MTTQPQAAIAVTPPLPNRRNAELLLLGFAALITTLALLLVEANREKGLHWDLAQYAVAYLALFSGAHLAVRRFAPYADPLLLPVVALLNGLGLVMIHRLDLGSGELRQDGLGGTANQQMLWTLLGVIGFSLIVIFLRDHRLLSRYGYLCGLTGLVLLAIPAVLPRSMSEQNGAKIWIQFPGFSIQPAEFSKILLLIFFAAVLVSKRNVFTSAGKHVLGMDLPRPRDLAPLLAAWIASVGVMIFEKDLGTSLLLYASFLVLVYAATDRLSWVVIGLALFAAGSVAAYHLFDHVEVRVQTWLDPFADPDGAGYQMVQSLFSFATGGIFGTGLGNGQPATVPAASTDFIIAAVGEELGLVGLAAVLMLYTIVIIRGLRTAIAVRDSFGKLLAAGLASTLALQLFIVVGGVTNLIPLTGLTTPWMSYGGSSLLANYMLLAILVRISHAARRPIVSAPQTPTPIAAAGTEVIEKV, encoded by the coding sequence ATGACCACCCAGCCGCAAGCCGCCATCGCCGTCACGCCGCCACTTCCGAACCGGCGCAACGCCGAACTGCTCCTGCTCGGCTTCGCGGCGCTCATCACCACTCTCGCGCTGCTGCTCGTCGAGGCGAACCGGGAGAAGGGCCTGCACTGGGATCTCGCGCAGTACGCCGTTGCGTATCTGGCGTTGTTCAGCGGTGCGCACCTCGCGGTGCGACGTTTCGCGCCGTACGCCGATCCGCTCCTGCTGCCGGTGGTCGCGCTGCTGAACGGGTTGGGACTGGTGATGATTCACCGCCTCGACCTCGGATCCGGTGAGCTAAGGCAGGACGGCTTGGGCGGCACCGCCAACCAGCAGATGCTGTGGACCCTGCTCGGCGTCATCGGGTTCTCGCTGATCGTGATCTTCCTGCGCGATCACCGACTGCTGTCCCGCTACGGCTACCTGTGCGGGCTGACCGGTCTGGTCCTGTTGGCCATTCCCGCCGTGCTGCCCCGCTCGATGTCCGAGCAGAACGGTGCCAAGATCTGGATTCAGTTCCCCGGCTTCTCGATTCAGCCCGCCGAGTTCTCGAAAATCCTGCTGCTGATCTTCTTCGCGGCGGTGCTGGTGTCCAAGCGTAATGTCTTCACCAGCGCCGGCAAGCACGTTCTCGGGATGGATCTCCCCCGGCCCCGCGACCTCGCGCCACTTCTCGCCGCGTGGATCGCCTCGGTCGGGGTGATGATCTTCGAGAAGGACCTCGGTACCTCGCTGCTGCTGTACGCGTCGTTTCTGGTGCTGGTCTACGCGGCCACCGACCGGCTCAGTTGGGTCGTCATCGGTCTGGCCCTGTTCGCGGCGGGAAGCGTTGCCGCATATCACCTTTTCGATCACGTCGAGGTCCGCGTGCAGACGTGGCTGGACCCCTTCGCAGACCCCGACGGCGCGGGTTACCAGATGGTGCAGTCGCTGTTCAGTTTTGCGACCGGAGGGATCTTCGGCACCGGTCTGGGCAATGGTCAACCCGCCACCGTGCCCGCCGCATCAACCGATTTCATCATCGCGGCCGTCGGCGAGGAACTGGGCCTGGTGGGCCTGGCCGCGGTGCTGATGCTCTACACGATCGTTATCATCCGTGGGCTGCGCACTGCGATCGCCGTGCGTGACAGCTTCGGGAAGTTGCTCGCCGCGGGCCTGGCTTCGACGCTGGCGCTGCAGTTGTTCATCGTCGTCGGTGGTGTCACCAACCTCATTCCGCTGACCGGGCTGACCACCCCGTGGATGTCCTACGGGGGGTCTTCGCTGCTGGCGAACTACATGCTGCTCGCCATCCTGGTGCGGATCTCGCATGCGGCGCGTCGCCCCATCGTCTCCGCGCCTCAGACACCGACGCCGATCGCGGCGGCCGGCACCGAGGTGATCGAGAAGGTATGA
- a CDS encoding DUF881 domain-containing protein, which translates to MRSHGTRGSTQRAGLWRYGVPVICLLAGLLLATTHGVSGGDDIRRSDAPRLVDLVRETQQSVDRLSAERDSLATAMDTRHGGSPRADAALTAITARADRLAAVAGLEPLRGPGLVVTLNDAQRDAEGRFPRDASPDDLVVHQQDIDAVLNALWSAGAEGIQMQDQRIIGTSAPRCVGNTLLLNGRTYSPPYVITAIGDAAAMQAALAAAPLVNLYRQYVVRFGLGYSEEPRAEVELVGHTEPVRMKFAKPAGPIGW; encoded by the coding sequence GTGCGCAGTCACGGGACGCGAGGGTCCACGCAGCGCGCAGGCCTGTGGCGGTACGGCGTGCCGGTGATCTGCCTGCTTGCGGGTCTTCTGCTGGCGACCACCCACGGCGTCTCCGGCGGTGACGACATCCGGCGCAGCGACGCCCCGCGGCTGGTCGACCTCGTCCGAGAGACCCAGCAGTCGGTGGACCGGCTCAGCGCCGAACGTGACTCCCTCGCGACCGCGATGGACACCCGCCACGGGGGCAGCCCCCGCGCCGACGCGGCCCTGACCGCCATCACCGCCCGCGCTGACCGGTTGGCGGCCGTCGCCGGTCTGGAGCCCCTGCGCGGGCCCGGCCTGGTGGTCACTCTCAACGACGCCCAACGCGACGCCGAGGGTCGGTTCCCCCGCGACGCCTCGCCCGACGACCTGGTGGTGCACCAGCAGGACATCGACGCCGTGCTCAATGCGCTGTGGAGCGCCGGCGCCGAGGGCATCCAGATGCAGGACCAGCGGATCATCGGCACGTCGGCGCCACGGTGCGTCGGTAACACCCTGCTGCTCAACGGCCGCACGTACAGCCCGCCCTACGTGATCACCGCGATCGGCGATGCGGCTGCCATGCAGGCGGCGTTGGCGGCCGCTCCCCTGGTCAACCTCTATCGCCAGTACGTGGTGCGCTTCGGGCTGGGTTACTCCGAGGAACCCCGCGCCGAGGTCGAACTCGTCGGGCACACCGAACCGGTCCGGATGAAGTTCGCCAAGCCGGCGGGGCCGATCGGATGGTGA
- a CDS encoding PP2C family protein-serine/threonine phosphatase: MTLVLRYAARSDRGLVRANNEDSVYAGARLLALADGMGGHAAGEVASQLVIAALAHLDDDEPGGDLLSKLDAAVREGNSAIAAHVEADPELEGMGTTLTAILFAGNRLGLVHIGDSRGYLLRDGELTQITKDDTFVQTLVDEGRITAEEAHSHPQRSLIMRALTGHEVEPTLIMREARAGDRYLLCSDGLSDPVSHDTILEALQISDVAESADRLIELALRGGGPDNVTVVVADVVDYDYGQTQPILAGAVSGDDDQPPPNTAAGRASAFNPRRNEAKRVLPEPEEPPRPPKSRRRMFIAAVLLVLAVLAGLAVGREIIRNNFYVAAHNGTVSIMRGVPGSILGYSLQEPYRQGCLTERNGLNLISPGQQPRDCQIFRVSDLKQSEQRQVIAGLPTGSEDQAISQINQLASDSLLPICAPPPPPPRTSEAPHSPVPTNSPGVPNNPPTRGETGSPAPETPRTVTQPQPPPEPRSPSPQPESPQPSPGAPPQPGEPSPPASSPKPPPAPTVTALPPPPPEPGTNCREVA, translated from the coding sequence GTGACACTGGTGCTTCGCTATGCCGCGCGCAGCGACCGCGGCCTGGTCCGGGCGAACAACGAAGACTCCGTCTACGCCGGTGCGCGACTGCTCGCGCTTGCCGACGGTATGGGCGGCCACGCCGCGGGCGAGGTCGCCTCCCAGCTGGTGATCGCCGCCCTGGCCCACCTCGATGACGACGAGCCCGGCGGCGACCTGTTGTCCAAGCTCGACGCCGCGGTCCGCGAAGGCAACTCGGCGATTGCCGCGCATGTCGAGGCCGACCCCGAGCTCGAGGGCATGGGCACCACGTTGACCGCAATTCTGTTCGCGGGCAACCGACTTGGCTTGGTACACATCGGCGACTCCCGGGGCTATCTGCTGCGCGACGGGGAGCTGACCCAGATCACCAAGGACGATACGTTCGTCCAGACGCTCGTCGACGAAGGCCGAATCACCGCGGAAGAGGCGCACAGCCATCCGCAGCGGTCGCTGATCATGCGCGCGCTGACCGGCCACGAGGTGGAGCCCACGCTGATCATGCGTGAGGCGCGCGCCGGCGACCGTTACCTGCTGTGCTCCGACGGGCTCTCCGATCCGGTCAGCCACGACACCATCCTCGAGGCACTGCAGATTTCCGATGTGGCCGAAAGCGCCGACCGGCTCATCGAATTGGCACTGCGCGGCGGCGGGCCGGACAACGTCACCGTCGTCGTCGCCGACGTCGTCGACTACGACTACGGGCAGACCCAGCCGATCCTGGCCGGTGCGGTGTCCGGCGACGACGACCAGCCCCCGCCCAATACCGCAGCTGGTCGCGCGTCGGCGTTCAATCCGCGCCGCAACGAAGCCAAACGCGTTCTACCGGAACCGGAGGAACCGCCGCGGCCGCCCAAGTCGCGGCGGCGAATGTTCATCGCCGCCGTTCTGCTGGTGCTGGCGGTATTGGCCGGGTTGGCCGTCGGCCGGGAGATCATCCGCAACAACTTCTACGTCGCCGCCCACAACGGCACCGTGTCGATCATGCGGGGTGTGCCCGGATCGATACTCGGCTATTCGTTGCAGGAACCGTACCGACAAGGCTGCTTGACCGAACGCAACGGTCTCAACCTCATCAGTCCCGGGCAGCAGCCGCGCGACTGCCAGATCTTTCGGGTCAGCGATCTGAAGCAGTCCGAACAACGGCAGGTCATCGCGGGACTGCCGACGGGCTCGGAAGATCAGGCCATCAGCCAGATCAACCAGCTGGCAAGCGATTCGCTGCTTCCGATCTGCGCGCCGCCACCGCCACCGCCTCGCACCAGTGAGGCGCCGCACAGCCCGGTACCGACGAATTCGCCTGGCGTGCCGAACAATCCGCCGACCCGCGGTGAAACCGGCAGCCCGGCGCCCGAGACGCCGCGGACAGTAACGCAGCCGCAGCCACCGCCGGAACCGCGCTCGCCGTCTCCGCAACCGGAGTCGCCGCAACCGTCGCCCGGTGCACCGCCACAGCCGGGCGAACCGTCGCCGCCCGCGTCGTCGCCCAAGCCGCCGCCGGCGCCGACTGTCACCGCGTTGCCCCCGCCGCCACCCGAACCGGGAACGAACTGCCGGGAAGTGGCATGA
- the pknB gene encoding Stk1 family PASTA domain-containing Ser/Thr kinase, protein MTTPQHLSDRYELGEILGFGGMSEVHLARDMRLHRDVAIKVLRADLARDPSFYLRFRREAQNAAALNHPAIVAVYDTGEAETPSGPLPYIVMEYVDGVTLRDIVHSDGPMEPRRAIEVIADACQALNFSHQHGIIHRDVKPANIMISKAGAVKVMDFGIARALADANSVTQTAAVIGTAQYLSPEQARGEKVDARSDVYSLGCVLYEILTGEPPFIGDSPVAVAYQHVREDPVPPSQRHNDITPELDAVVLKSLAKNPDNRYQTAAEMRADLVRVHSGEQPDAPKVFTDADRNSMLSTPPNHERTEPIEPAPMPQPREYAERERRGSVGRWLAAVAVLAVLTVVVTVAINMFGGDTRAVEVPDVSGQPSADAIAELQNRGFKTRTQQRPDSTVPPDHVISTDPSADTSVEAGEEITINVSTGPEQREIPDVKNLTYDEAAQKLTEAGFEKFKPTSSPSTPELKNRVLGTNPPANQTSAITNEITIVVGSGPESRTVPNVANQSEASARQILTAAGFTNVVPVQVDSPEPCGQVIGTLPPAGQDSPVDAPVQLQQSACNQFLMPDVRGMFWVDAEPRLRALGWTGSLDKGADVPNSGQRANAVVTQSPAPGASVDFGATITLSFAS, encoded by the coding sequence ATGACGACCCCGCAACATCTGTCCGACCGCTATGAGCTCGGCGAGATCCTCGGCTTCGGCGGCATGTCCGAAGTTCATCTCGCACGCGACATGCGTCTGCACCGCGACGTCGCGATCAAGGTGCTGCGGGCCGATCTCGCCCGGGACCCGAGCTTCTATCTGCGCTTCCGCCGCGAAGCGCAGAACGCGGCCGCATTGAACCACCCCGCGATCGTTGCGGTCTACGACACCGGCGAGGCCGAGACGCCGAGCGGTCCGCTGCCCTACATCGTGATGGAGTACGTCGACGGGGTGACGCTGCGCGACATCGTGCACAGTGACGGCCCGATGGAGCCGCGGCGGGCCATCGAGGTGATCGCCGACGCCTGCCAGGCGTTGAACTTCAGCCACCAGCACGGGATCATCCACCGCGACGTCAAGCCGGCCAACATCATGATCAGCAAGGCCGGCGCGGTGAAGGTGATGGACTTCGGTATCGCCCGCGCGCTCGCCGACGCCAACAGCGTCACGCAGACCGCGGCGGTGATCGGCACCGCCCAGTACCTGTCGCCGGAGCAGGCCCGCGGCGAAAAGGTCGATGCCCGTTCCGACGTCTACTCGCTGGGCTGTGTGCTTTACGAAATCCTCACCGGGGAGCCACCTTTCATCGGTGACTCCCCCGTCGCGGTGGCTTACCAACATGTCCGCGAGGATCCTGTTCCGCCGTCGCAACGGCACAATGACATCACCCCGGAACTGGACGCCGTGGTGCTCAAGTCGTTGGCGAAAAACCCTGACAACCGGTATCAGACCGCCGCGGAGATGCGGGCCGATCTGGTCCGGGTGCACAGCGGCGAGCAACCGGACGCGCCGAAGGTGTTCACCGACGCCGACCGCAACTCGATGCTGTCGACGCCGCCCAACCATGAGCGGACCGAGCCGATCGAGCCGGCGCCGATGCCGCAGCCGCGCGAGTACGCCGAACGGGAGCGTCGCGGCTCGGTCGGGCGGTGGCTGGCCGCCGTCGCGGTGCTGGCCGTGCTCACCGTGGTGGTGACGGTCGCGATCAACATGTTCGGCGGGGACACCCGTGCCGTCGAGGTGCCCGACGTGAGCGGCCAGCCGTCGGCGGACGCGATCGCCGAACTGCAGAACCGTGGATTCAAGACACGCACCCAACAGCGGCCCGACTCGACGGTGCCGCCCGACCACGTCATCAGCACCGATCCCAGCGCCGACACATCGGTCGAGGCCGGCGAGGAGATCACCATCAACGTCTCCACCGGTCCGGAGCAGCGGGAGATACCCGACGTCAAGAACCTGACCTACGACGAGGCGGCGCAGAAGCTGACCGAGGCGGGTTTCGAGAAGTTCAAGCCGACGTCGTCGCCGTCGACGCCGGAGCTGAAGAACCGGGTGCTCGGCACGAATCCGCCGGCGAACCAGACCTCGGCGATCACCAACGAGATCACCATCGTCGTGGGCTCGGGGCCCGAAAGCCGCACCGTGCCCAACGTCGCCAACCAGTCAGAGGCATCCGCGCGGCAGATCCTGACCGCAGCGGGGTTCACCAATGTGGTGCCGGTCCAGGTCGACAGCCCCGAACCGTGCGGACAGGTCATCGGCACGCTGCCCCCCGCCGGACAGGACTCCCCGGTGGACGCGCCGGTCCAGTTGCAGCAGTCGGCGTGCAATCAGTTCCTGATGCCCGACGTGCGCGGGATGTTCTGGGTGGACGCCGAACCGCGGCTGCGCGCGCTGGGGTGGACGGGTTCCTTGGACAAGGGCGCCGACGTGCCGAACAGCGGCCAGCGGGCCAACGCGGTGGTCACTCAGAGCCCGGCACCGGGCGCCAGTGTGGACTTCGGCGCGACGATCACGCTGAGTTTCGCGTCGTAG
- a CDS encoding FHA domain-containing protein FhaB/FipA produces the protein MQGLVLQLTRVGFLLLLWLFIWSVLRILRTDLYAPTGAVMVRRGLPLRASLLPNRGRRNVARHLVVTEGALAGTRITLGSQPVLIGRADDSTLVLTDDYASTRHARLSPRGSEWYVEDLGSTNGTYLDRAKVTTAVRVPMGTPVRIGKTVIELRP, from the coding sequence ATGCAGGGGTTGGTACTGCAACTGACGCGCGTCGGATTCCTGTTGCTGCTATGGCTGTTCATCTGGTCGGTGCTCAGAATTCTGCGCACAGACCTCTACGCGCCCACCGGCGCCGTCATGGTGCGCCGTGGGCTGCCGCTTCGGGCCTCGCTGCTGCCCAACCGCGGCCGTCGTAACGTTGCGCGGCACCTTGTCGTCACCGAGGGGGCGCTGGCAGGAACCCGGATAACGCTGGGCAGCCAGCCGGTGTTGATCGGCCGCGCCGACGATTCGACTCTCGTACTCACCGACGATTACGCCTCGACGCGGCACGCCCGGCTCTCGCCTCGAGGTTCGGAGTGGTACGTCGAGGACCTAGGATCGACCAACGGCACATACCTCGACAGGGCGAAGGTGACGACGGCGGTACGGGTTCCGATGGGCACGCCGGTTCGGATCGGCAAGACGGTAATCGAGCTGCGCCCGTGA
- the pbpA gene encoding D,D-transpeptidase PbpA, which produces MNTSLRRIAVTVMALIVLLLANATLTQVFTADGLRSDPRNQRVLLDEYSRQRGQISAGGQLLAYSVSTNGRFRFLRVYPNPLAYAPVTGFYSLQYSSSGLERAEDSILNGSDERLFGRRLADFFTGRDPRGGNVNTTINPQVQRAAWEAMEDGCDGGPCKGSVVAIEPTTGKIRAMVSSPSYDPNLLATHNMAAQTEAWQRLRDDPDSPLLNRAISETYPPGSTFKVITTAAALQRGATVDTQLTAEPRIPLPDSTATLENFGGASCGDGPTASLREAFARSCNTAFVQLGIDTGADALRSTARGFGVDGSAPMIPLQVVESRVGPIEDAAALGMSSIGQKDVALTPLQNAQIAATIANGGVAMKPYLVDSLKGPDLSNIATTAPQEERRAVSQQVADTLTDLMVAAEQVTQQKGAIAGVQIASKTGTAEHGTDPRNTPPHAWYIAFAPAQAPKVAVAVLVENGGNRLSATGGALAAPIGRATIAAALREGS; this is translated from the coding sequence ATGAACACCTCGCTGCGCCGCATCGCCGTCACGGTCATGGCCCTGATCGTGCTGCTGCTTGCCAACGCCACGCTGACGCAGGTGTTCACCGCCGACGGGTTGCGCTCCGATCCGCGCAACCAGCGCGTGCTGCTCGACGAGTACTCCCGCCAACGCGGTCAGATCTCCGCGGGCGGTCAATTGCTGGCCTACTCCGTGTCGACCAACGGTCGGTTCCGGTTCCTTCGGGTGTACCCCAATCCCCTGGCGTACGCGCCGGTGACGGGCTTCTACTCGCTGCAGTACTCGAGCAGCGGCCTGGAGCGCGCCGAGGACTCCATTCTCAACGGGTCCGACGAACGGTTGTTCGGCCGGCGGCTCGCAGACTTCTTCACCGGCCGCGATCCGCGCGGCGGCAACGTCAACACCACGATCAATCCGCAGGTCCAGCGGGCCGCCTGGGAGGCGATGGAGGACGGCTGCGACGGCGGCCCGTGCAAGGGTTCGGTGGTGGCCATCGAGCCCACGACGGGCAAGATCCGGGCGATGGTCTCGAGCCCGTCCTACGACCCGAACCTGCTGGCCACCCACAACATGGCCGCCCAGACGGAGGCCTGGCAGCGGCTGCGCGACGACCCGGACTCGCCGCTGCTGAACCGGGCGATCTCCGAGACGTACCCGCCGGGGTCGACCTTCAAGGTGATCACCACCGCGGCGGCGCTGCAACGGGGCGCGACGGTAGACACCCAGCTCACCGCCGAACCGCGAATCCCGTTGCCCGACAGCACCGCAACGTTGGAGAACTTCGGCGGCGCGTCCTGCGGCGATGGCCCGACCGCATCGCTTCGGGAGGCTTTCGCCAGATCGTGCAACACGGCGTTCGTCCAGTTGGGCATCGACACTGGCGCTGATGCCCTGCGGTCGACGGCCCGTGGGTTCGGTGTCGACGGGTCCGCGCCGATGATTCCGCTTCAGGTGGTCGAGTCGCGCGTCGGCCCCATCGAGGACGCCGCCGCGTTGGGTATGTCGAGTATCGGCCAGAAAGACGTCGCGCTCACTCCGCTGCAGAACGCTCAGATCGCCGCGACCATCGCCAACGGCGGGGTGGCGATGAAGCCGTATCTCGTGGATAGCCTGAAGGGACCCGACCTCTCGAACATCGCGACGACGGCCCCGCAGGAAGAGCGCCGGGCGGTGTCGCAGCAGGTCGCCGATACACTTACGGACTTGATGGTCGCCGCCGAGCAGGTGACGCAGCAGAAGGGAGCCATCGCCGGCGTGCAGATCGCATCCAAGACCGGGACAGCGGAGCACGGCACCGACCCGCGCAACACCCCTCCGCATGCCTGGTACATCGCCTTCGCCCCGGCTCAGGCCCCCAAAGTGGCGGTCGCGGTGCTGGTCGAGAACGGCGGTAACCGGCTGTCCGCAACGGGTGGGGCGCTCGCTGCGCCGATCGGCCGGGCCACGATAGCCGCCGCCCTGCGGGAGGGCTCATGA